A stretch of Corynebacterium timonense DNA encodes these proteins:
- a CDS encoding SDR family oxidoreductase, which produces MTNLVDPRDKYARVSPPDQSQNHPGVETEADPVPDIGLDSYTGSGKLAGRKALITGGDSGIGAAVAVAYAREGADVAIAYLPEEQQDADRVIAAIEEAGRTAVAIPGDLCDANTCVETVTTAVDKLGGLDILVNNASRQIYHEDILEITDEDFDATMKSNLYSSFRVTKEAVKHLPAGSSIIFTSSIQAYDPSETLLDYAMTKAAMNNFAKGLSMALLSSRGIRVNAVAPGPIWTVIQPSHGQPPEKLQKFGHGSETGRAGQPAELAGAYVYLASEDASYVSGATLPVTGGALTP; this is translated from the coding sequence ATGACGAACCTGGTTGACCCACGCGACAAGTACGCACGCGTCTCCCCGCCGGACCAGTCCCAGAACCACCCGGGCGTGGAGACGGAGGCGGACCCCGTGCCCGACATCGGGCTCGACTCCTACACGGGCAGCGGCAAGCTGGCCGGGCGCAAAGCGCTCATCACCGGCGGCGACTCCGGCATCGGTGCCGCCGTGGCCGTGGCCTACGCCCGCGAGGGCGCGGACGTGGCCATTGCCTACCTGCCGGAGGAGCAGCAGGACGCCGACCGAGTGATCGCGGCCATTGAGGAGGCCGGGCGCACCGCCGTCGCCATCCCGGGGGACCTGTGCGACGCGAACACGTGTGTGGAGACGGTCACGACGGCCGTCGACAAGCTCGGCGGGCTCGACATTCTGGTCAACAACGCCTCGCGGCAGATCTACCACGAGGACATCCTCGAGATCACCGACGAGGACTTCGACGCAACGATGAAGTCCAACCTCTACTCCTCGTTCCGCGTGACAAAGGAGGCGGTCAAGCACCTGCCTGCGGGCTCGTCGATCATCTTCACCTCCTCGATTCAGGCGTACGACCCCTCCGAGACCCTGTTGGATTACGCCATGACCAAGGCCGCGATGAACAACTTTGCCAAGGGACTGTCCATGGCGCTGCTGTCCTCGCGGGGGATTCGCGTCAACGCCGTCGCGCCGGGACCGATCTGGACGGTGATCCAGCCCAGCCACGGGCAGCCGCCGGAGAAGCTCCAGAAGTTCGGGCACGGGTCCGAGACCGGCCGGGCGGGCCAGCCCGCGGAGCTCGCCGGCGCGTACGTCTACCTCGCCTCGGAGGACGCCTCGTACGTGTCCGGTGCGACGCTGCCGGTGACCGGAGGGGCTCTGACGCCGTAG
- a CDS encoding patatin family protein — protein MIDARDTALIFEGGGMRNSYTSPCVVKLIEEDVQFGWVGGVSAGATHTVNYLSRDLRRARESFVDFANNPSFGGVSSLLRGNGYFNAEYIYERSADGDLPFDYDAFEANPAQMTISATRADTGESVHFTREDIRERSDMNSFVRASSTLPLIMPKRYIGGVPYVDGALGASGGISIAEAEDAGYEKFLFVATKPRGYVRPQVNRQNVVRRVFRNTPAVAQAIIDRPGRYNASKQRLLELEKEGRAQLFFPDDMQVNSTERNVVKLRANFSAGERQMDAEWGAWQEFLAA, from the coding sequence ATGATTGATGCCCGTGACACAGCACTGATATTTGAGGGCGGCGGGATGCGTAACTCCTACACGTCGCCGTGCGTCGTCAAGCTCATCGAAGAAGACGTTCAGTTCGGGTGGGTCGGGGGAGTCTCCGCGGGGGCGACCCACACGGTGAACTATCTCTCGCGGGACCTGCGCCGCGCGAGGGAGAGCTTCGTCGACTTCGCCAACAACCCCAGCTTCGGCGGGGTCTCCTCGCTGCTGCGCGGCAACGGCTACTTCAACGCCGAGTACATCTACGAGCGCTCCGCCGACGGTGACCTCCCCTTCGACTACGACGCCTTCGAGGCCAACCCGGCGCAGATGACCATCTCGGCGACCCGCGCCGACACCGGCGAGTCCGTCCACTTCACGCGGGAGGATATCCGCGAGCGCAGCGACATGAACTCCTTCGTGCGCGCCTCGTCGACGCTGCCGCTCATCATGCCGAAGCGCTACATCGGGGGCGTGCCCTACGTCGACGGGGCGCTCGGCGCCTCCGGCGGCATCTCCATCGCGGAGGCGGAGGACGCGGGCTACGAGAAGTTCCTCTTCGTGGCCACGAAGCCGCGCGGCTACGTGCGCCCCCAGGTGAACCGGCAGAACGTGGTGCGCCGCGTTTTCCGCAACACCCCGGCCGTCGCGCAGGCGATCATTGACCGCCCCGGCCGCTACAACGCCTCGAAGCAGAGGCTGCTCGAGCTCGAGAAAGAGGGCCGAGCCCAGCTGTTTTTCCCGGACGACATGCAGGTGAACTCCACGGAGCGCAACGTGGTGAAGCTCCGGGCGAACTTTAGCGCTGGCGAGCGCCAGATGGACGCCGAATGGGGCGCCTGGCAGGAGTTCCTCGCCGCGTAG
- a CDS encoding NAD-dependent epimerase/dehydratase family protein, whose amino-acid sequence MRIAVLGGDGFCGWPASLHLSDLGHDVTIVDNLSRRAIDEELGAESLTPIASIEERLTAWTEVSSREIGFVNLDVARDFDSLLDFITQFRPDAVIHFAEQRAAPYSMKNNRTKRYTVDNNVNATHNLLVAIVESGLDVHVVHLGTMGVYGYGTAGMKIPEGYLDVKVDAGEYGMIDQQILYPTNPGSVYHMTKVLDQNLFAYYAKNDELRITDLHQGIIWGTHTPQTERDERLINRFDYDGDYGTVLNRFLMQAAVGYPLTVHGTGGQTRAFIHIRDMAKCIQLAVENPPQRGERVKIFNQMTETHRVRDLAELVARISGAEVALVPNPRKESAENELHVANDTFLSLGLEPTFLEEGLLREVEDVAKKYAQRADRSKIPARSLWTAAQSEGVPSGEK is encoded by the coding sequence GTGCGGATTGCAGTTCTTGGCGGTGACGGGTTTTGCGGTTGGCCAGCCTCGTTGCACCTGTCCGACCTCGGCCACGACGTCACCATCGTGGACAACCTCTCCCGGCGCGCCATCGACGAAGAACTCGGCGCGGAGTCGCTCACCCCGATCGCGTCGATCGAGGAGCGCTTGACCGCGTGGACAGAAGTCTCGAGCCGCGAGATCGGCTTCGTCAACCTTGACGTCGCACGCGACTTCGACAGTCTGCTCGACTTCATCACGCAGTTCCGCCCCGACGCTGTGATCCACTTCGCGGAGCAGCGCGCCGCGCCGTACTCGATGAAGAACAACCGCACGAAGCGCTACACGGTGGACAACAACGTCAACGCCACGCACAACCTGCTCGTGGCCATTGTCGAGTCGGGCCTCGACGTCCACGTTGTCCACCTGGGCACGATGGGCGTCTACGGTTACGGCACCGCGGGGATGAAAATCCCGGAGGGCTACCTCGACGTCAAGGTGGACGCCGGCGAGTACGGCATGATCGACCAGCAAATCCTCTACCCCACTAACCCGGGCTCGGTCTACCACATGACGAAGGTGCTCGACCAGAACCTGTTCGCCTACTACGCCAAGAACGACGAGCTGCGCATCACCGACCTGCACCAGGGCATCATCTGGGGCACCCACACCCCGCAGACGGAGCGCGACGAGCGCCTGATCAACCGCTTCGACTACGACGGCGACTACGGCACGGTGCTCAACCGTTTCCTCATGCAGGCGGCGGTGGGCTACCCGCTGACCGTGCACGGCACCGGTGGGCAGACCCGCGCCTTCATCCACATCCGGGACATGGCCAAGTGCATCCAGCTGGCGGTGGAGAACCCGCCGCAGCGCGGCGAGCGCGTCAAGATCTTCAACCAGATGACCGAGACCCACCGCGTACGCGACTTGGCCGAGCTCGTCGCCCGCATCTCCGGCGCGGAGGTGGCCCTCGTGCCCAACCCGCGCAAGGAGTCCGCGGAAAACGAGCTGCACGTCGCCAACGACACCTTCCTCAGCCTGGGGCTGGAGCCGACCTTCCTCGAAGAAGGCCTGCTGCGCGAGGTCGAGGACGTGGCGAAGAAGTACGCCCAGCGCGCCGACCGCTCGAAGATCCCCGCTCGCTCCCTGTGGACCGCCGCCCAGTCCGAAGGCGTCCCCTCCGGCGAGAAGTAA
- a CDS encoding FAD-binding dehydrogenase produces the protein MKATGAVIVVGTGLAGLVAGYEASKAGRRVIFVDQESRRNLGGQAFWSLGGLFMAGTPEQRLMRVTDTEELAWMDWENSADYDDEEYDEWPRRWGREFVRFAANEMHGYLKNLGLRVLPTVGWAERGSGDASGHGNSVPRFHVTWGTGPEVVRVFAEPLARAEDEGVVEFRFRHRVDGLIVEGGRVVGVRGARLADDPGARGEASNSEELEAFELRGVAVVIATGGIGGNLEKVRRTWPEDRWGPCPENMVTGVPEFVDGSGIDIAAEAGARLVNTDRMWHYPEGMINWDPVWPGHGIRIIPGPSALWLDATGKRLPAHLFPGSDNLAALTHIGRTGHGYSWFVLNQAIADKEFIFSGSEQNPDLTDKSLKKLAGKLASGTPGPIKAFQDNGVDWVTATTVDELVEGMNALGDVPIDADLVRRQLVERDAQVTNPFSKDIQVNYIRMARGFLGDKVVRVHPPHRLLDESKGPLIAVRLHVLTRKTLGGIETDLSGRALNAEGEVFEGLYACGEAAGFGGGGMHGKNALEGTFLGGCIHSGKRVGEALGRA, from the coding sequence ATGAAAGCAACTGGGGCAGTCATCGTCGTTGGAACCGGTCTTGCCGGGCTCGTCGCTGGTTACGAGGCCAGTAAGGCTGGGCGCCGGGTGATCTTCGTCGACCAGGAAAGCAGGCGAAACCTCGGCGGGCAGGCCTTCTGGTCGCTTGGCGGTCTGTTCATGGCGGGCACGCCGGAGCAGCGGCTCATGCGGGTCACGGACACCGAGGAGCTCGCGTGGATGGACTGGGAGAACTCCGCCGACTACGACGACGAGGAGTACGACGAGTGGCCTCGCAGATGGGGGAGGGAGTTCGTGCGCTTCGCGGCGAACGAGATGCACGGTTACCTCAAAAACCTCGGCCTGCGCGTGCTGCCGACCGTCGGCTGGGCCGAGCGCGGCTCCGGCGATGCCTCCGGCCACGGCAACTCGGTGCCGCGCTTCCACGTCACCTGGGGCACCGGCCCCGAGGTCGTCCGGGTGTTTGCAGAGCCGCTCGCGCGGGCGGAGGACGAGGGGGTGGTGGAGTTCCGCTTCCGGCACCGCGTCGACGGGCTCATCGTTGAGGGCGGCCGCGTCGTTGGCGTTCGCGGGGCCAGGCTTGCCGACGACCCCGGGGCGCGCGGGGAGGCGTCGAATAGCGAGGAGCTCGAGGCTTTCGAGCTGCGGGGAGTGGCCGTGGTCATCGCCACCGGCGGCATCGGCGGCAACCTGGAGAAGGTCCGCCGTACGTGGCCCGAGGACCGCTGGGGGCCGTGCCCGGAGAACATGGTCACGGGCGTGCCCGAGTTCGTGGACGGGAGCGGCATCGACATCGCCGCGGAGGCGGGGGCGCGGCTGGTCAACACCGACCGCATGTGGCACTACCCCGAGGGGATGATCAACTGGGACCCCGTCTGGCCCGGCCACGGCATCCGCATCATCCCCGGCCCGAGCGCGCTGTGGCTCGACGCGACGGGGAAGCGCCTGCCCGCCCACCTGTTCCCGGGCTCGGACAACCTCGCGGCGCTCACGCACATCGGCCGGACCGGGCACGGCTACTCGTGGTTCGTGCTTAACCAGGCGATCGCCGACAAGGAATTCATCTTCTCCGGTTCGGAGCAAAACCCCGACCTGACGGACAAGTCGCTGAAGAAACTCGCCGGCAAGCTGGCCTCGGGCACGCCCGGCCCGATCAAGGCCTTCCAGGACAACGGCGTCGATTGGGTCACAGCCACCACCGTCGACGAGCTGGTCGAGGGCATGAATGCGCTTGGCGACGTCCCCATCGACGCAGACCTCGTCCGCCGCCAGCTGGTCGAGCGCGACGCGCAGGTCACCAACCCCTTCTCCAAGGACATCCAGGTCAACTACATCCGCATGGCGCGCGGCTTCCTCGGCGATAAGGTGGTGCGCGTCCACCCGCCGCACAGGCTGCTCGACGAGTCGAAGGGCCCGCTCATCGCCGTGCGGCTGCACGTGCTCACGCGCAAGACGCTGGGCGGCATCGAGACGGATCTGTCCGGGCGGGCCCTGAACGCCGAGGGCGAGGTGTTCGAGGGGCTCTACGCCTGCGGCGAAGCGGCCGGCTTCGGCGGCGGCGGGATGCACGGCAAAAACGCCCTGGAGGGGACCTTCCTGGGCGGGTGCATCCACTCAGGTAAGCGCGTGGGCGAGGCGCTAGGGCGAGCCTAG
- a CDS encoding SLC13 family permease, producing the protein MSSVTDQPTAPAPPVEKTEKGPTRTRTKPVAFALAFVALIAVLLLPMETIGWQGQIALGMLAFAVIMWVSEAVSYPVSSVLIIGLISLLVGLSPDPDNPGELFGTGDALKIALNGFSTSAVALVAAALALATAMQATGLHRRIALYVLKIAGEKVSRIVVGAIVISIILAFFVPSATARAGAVVPILLGMVAAFGLAVNSKLSALLVITATQAVSIWNVGIKTAAAQNLVAIGFIEDQMGVTVSWGQWFIWAAPWSVLMSIALFFIMRAAIKPEVESITGGRALVNDQLSEMGSMTGAEKRLTTIAVILLLFWATEGILHPIDSSVITIAAIGLMLLPGVGVMDWKYAQKNINWGTLVVFAVGISLGSFLLNTGAAGWLSEQTFGLLGLDAMPILATIAIVSLFNILIHLGFASATSLASALIPVFIALAATLDLPNGGLGFVIIQQFVISFGFLLPISAPQNMLAYGTGAFSTKQFLKAGIPLTIVGYLLILLLSATYWNWIGLV; encoded by the coding sequence GTGAGTTCAGTAACAGACCAGCCCACCGCCCCCGCGCCGCCCGTAGAAAAAACTGAAAAGGGGCCGACCCGCACACGCACCAAACCCGTCGCCTTCGCTCTCGCCTTCGTCGCACTGATCGCCGTCTTGCTGCTGCCGATGGAGACCATCGGCTGGCAGGGGCAGATTGCCCTCGGCATGCTGGCCTTCGCCGTCATCATGTGGGTCTCCGAAGCCGTCAGCTACCCCGTCAGCTCGGTGCTTATCATCGGGCTGATCTCGCTGCTCGTGGGCCTGTCGCCGGACCCGGACAACCCCGGCGAGCTCTTCGGCACAGGCGACGCCCTGAAGATCGCGCTCAACGGGTTCTCCACCTCCGCAGTCGCGCTCGTCGCGGCGGCGCTGGCGCTGGCGACGGCCATGCAGGCCACCGGACTGCACCGCCGCATCGCGCTCTACGTGCTCAAGATCGCGGGCGAGAAAGTCTCCCGCATCGTCGTCGGGGCGATCGTCATCTCGATCATCCTCGCCTTCTTCGTCCCCTCCGCCACCGCCCGCGCCGGCGCCGTCGTGCCCATTCTGCTGGGCATGGTCGCGGCGTTCGGGCTCGCCGTGAACTCGAAGCTCTCCGCGCTGCTGGTGATCACCGCGACCCAAGCCGTGTCGATCTGGAACGTCGGCATCAAGACCGCCGCCGCGCAAAACCTCGTCGCCATCGGATTTATCGAGGACCAGATGGGCGTCACCGTCTCCTGGGGGCAGTGGTTCATCTGGGCCGCGCCCTGGTCGGTGCTCATGTCCATCGCGCTGTTTTTCATCATGCGCGCGGCCATCAAACCCGAGGTGGAATCCATCACGGGCGGGCGCGCGCTGGTGAACGACCAGCTCTCAGAAATGGGCTCCATGACCGGAGCGGAGAAGCGGCTGACCACGATCGCCGTCATTCTGCTGCTCTTCTGGGCCACCGAGGGGATCCTGCACCCGATCGACTCCTCCGTGATCACCATCGCCGCCATCGGCCTTATGCTGCTGCCGGGGGTGGGGGTGATGGACTGGAAGTACGCCCAAAAGAACATCAACTGGGGAACGCTCGTGGTCTTCGCGGTGGGCATCTCGCTCGGCTCCTTCCTGCTCAACACCGGCGCCGCTGGCTGGCTGTCCGAGCAAACCTTTGGCCTCCTCGGGCTCGACGCCATGCCGATCCTGGCCACGATCGCCATCGTGTCCCTGTTCAACATCCTCATCCACCTCGGCTTCGCCTCCGCGACCTCGCTGGCATCGGCGCTCATCCCGGTGTTCATCGCCCTGGCCGCCACGCTCGATCTGCCGAACGGCGGCCTCGGGTTTGTCATCATCCAGCAGTTCGTCATCAGCTTCGGCTTCCTGCTGCCGATCTCCGCGCCGCAGAACATGCTGGCCTACGGAACGGGCGCGTTCAGCACGAAGCAGTTCCTCAAGGCGGGCATCCCGCTGACCATCGTGGGCTACCTGCTCATCCTGCTGCTGTCGGCGACCTACTGGAACTGGATCGGACTGGTGTAG
- a CDS encoding inositol-3-phosphate synthase: MGSSTIRVAIAGVGNCATSLIQGVEYYKNTPAGEKVPGLMHVQLGDYHVGDVEFVAAFDVDAEKVGKDLAEATESGMNCTITICDVPHLGVEVQRGPTYDGLGEYYLSTITESDAAPVDVAQALRDARVDVLVSYLPVGSEEADKYYAQAAIDAGCAFVNALPVFIASDPQWAQKFTDAGLPIIGDDIKSQVGATITHRVLAKLFEDRGVRLERTMQLNVGGNMDFKNMLERTRLESKKISKTQAVTSNLAESPIAGKVEDRNVHIGPSDYVEWLDDRKWAYVRLEGTAFGDVPLNLEYKLEVWDSPNSAGVIIDAIRVAKIALDRGLAGPVEAASSYLMKSPPVQLGDEHARAELEAFIADEG; encoded by the coding sequence ATGGGCAGCAGTACGATTAGGGTCGCCATTGCGGGTGTCGGCAACTGCGCGACCTCCCTCATCCAGGGCGTGGAGTATTACAAGAACACCCCGGCAGGGGAGAAGGTGCCGGGGCTGATGCACGTCCAGCTGGGCGACTACCACGTCGGCGACGTCGAGTTCGTCGCCGCCTTCGACGTCGACGCCGAGAAGGTGGGCAAGGATCTGGCCGAGGCCACCGAGTCCGGCATGAACTGCACCATCACAATCTGCGACGTGCCCCACCTCGGCGTCGAGGTGCAGCGCGGCCCAACCTATGACGGGCTCGGCGAGTACTACCTGTCCACCATCACGGAATCCGACGCTGCACCCGTCGACGTGGCCCAAGCGCTGCGGGACGCCCGGGTAGACGTCCTCGTCTCGTACCTCCCGGTCGGATCCGAGGAAGCAGATAAGTACTACGCCCAGGCCGCCATCGACGCCGGTTGCGCCTTCGTCAACGCGCTCCCGGTATTCATCGCTTCCGACCCGCAGTGGGCACAGAAGTTCACCGACGCCGGGCTGCCGATCATCGGCGACGACATCAAAAGCCAGGTCGGCGCTACCATCACCCACCGCGTGCTGGCCAAGCTTTTCGAGGACCGGGGCGTGCGCCTCGAGCGCACGATGCAGCTCAACGTGGGCGGCAACATGGACTTTAAAAACATGCTGGAGCGCACCCGGCTCGAGTCCAAGAAGATTTCCAAGACCCAGGCCGTGACCTCGAACCTCGCCGAGAGCCCGATCGCCGGCAAGGTGGAGGACCGCAACGTGCATATCGGCCCCTCGGACTACGTCGAGTGGCTCGACGACCGCAAATGGGCCTACGTCCGCCTCGAGGGAACCGCCTTCGGCGATGTCCCGCTCAACCTCGAGTACAAGCTCGAGGTGTGGGATTCCCCGAACTCGGCGGGTGTGATCATCGACGCGATTCGCGTGGCCAAGATCGCGCTCGACCGCGGGCTGGCCGGCCCGGTCGAGGCGGCGTCGTCCTACCTGATGAAGTCCCCGCCGGTGCAGCTGGGCGACGAGCACGCCCGCGCGGAGCTGGAGGCCTTCATCGCCGACGAAGGCTAG
- a CDS encoding DUF2200 domain-containing protein: protein MDDTLGRAGRYRFGDIYANYLAKVERKGRSQGELDGVLTWLTGHTTDGLHAAAESEETLAEFVASAPRLNPHATLITGVVCGVRVEEITDPLMQRIRWMDKVVDELARGKKIENILRSPR, encoded by the coding sequence ATGGACGACACACTCGGGCGGGCCGGTCGCTATCGCTTCGGCGATATCTACGCCAACTACCTCGCCAAGGTCGAGAGGAAGGGCAGGAGCCAGGGGGAGCTTGACGGCGTCCTCACCTGGCTCACCGGGCACACAACGGACGGCCTGCACGCCGCGGCCGAGTCCGAGGAAACACTGGCCGAGTTTGTCGCCTCCGCGCCGCGGCTCAACCCGCACGCCACCCTCATCACCGGCGTCGTCTGCGGGGTGCGCGTGGAGGAGATCACCGACCCTCTGATGCAGCGGATCCGTTGGATGGATAAGGTGGTCGACGAGCTCGCCCGCGGGAAGAAGATCGAGAACATCCTGCGTTCGCCCCGCTAA
- a CDS encoding YihY/virulence factor BrkB family protein, translating to MERPDAVSRRADLVQPYGTQHVEAVTPRAELSDPLSRRGNRMSWPGLHLVVRRVIADFSVDDMVDRAASLTYYTVLAIAPMILAIYSLVLLLLPRDGGEAPLLLNDLVKNYVPEALQSEALALLATIVGSPSDSTIALVISIAVSLLSASAYVRSFSRNANVIYGREEGRTFAMTWLTMWLVTVAMSLGVLLLLVGLVARESIFTGVVAPLARPFGLEEEVENLVRVFLPVWDWLRYPVVALLSLGMLSMLYQVTPNVRRGAYRPVTYGAFLAFVVSAIIWIGFSWYVTEIGVQSAYGAFGTVLMVLVLVWIMNIVLVVGVKIDAEVLRVKELQIGYPSEDVIQAPPKSNAALRIRLRTQRRIGEIAEKVKNRRRKIL from the coding sequence ATGGAACGCCCCGACGCCGTCTCGCGCCGCGCCGACCTCGTGCAGCCCTACGGCACGCAGCACGTGGAAGCGGTCACGCCCCGCGCCGAGCTTTCCGACCCCCTCTCACGGCGGGGCAACCGCATGAGCTGGCCGGGCCTCCACCTCGTCGTGCGGCGCGTCATCGCGGACTTTTCGGTCGACGACATGGTCGACCGGGCGGCGAGCCTGACGTACTACACGGTCCTCGCGATCGCTCCGATGATCCTTGCCATCTACTCCCTCGTGCTGCTGCTGTTGCCCCGCGACGGCGGGGAGGCTCCGCTTCTGCTGAACGACCTCGTGAAGAACTACGTGCCCGAGGCGCTTCAGTCGGAGGCGTTGGCACTCTTAGCGACGATCGTGGGCTCGCCCTCCGACAGCACCATCGCCCTGGTGATCTCCATCGCGGTGTCGCTGCTGTCCGCGTCCGCCTACGTTCGCTCCTTCTCGCGCAACGCCAACGTCATCTATGGGCGTGAGGAGGGCAGGACGTTCGCCATGACGTGGCTGACGATGTGGCTCGTCACCGTCGCCATGTCGCTCGGGGTGCTGCTGTTGCTCGTCGGTCTCGTCGCCCGCGAATCCATTTTCACCGGTGTCGTGGCGCCGCTCGCCCGCCCCTTCGGCCTCGAAGAGGAGGTTGAGAATTTGGTGCGCGTGTTCCTCCCGGTGTGGGACTGGCTGCGCTACCCGGTCGTCGCGCTGTTGTCGCTGGGCATGCTGTCGATGCTGTACCAGGTGACGCCGAACGTGCGGCGCGGCGCGTACCGCCCCGTGACGTATGGGGCGTTCCTCGCGTTCGTCGTGAGCGCGATTATCTGGATCGGCTTCTCCTGGTACGTCACCGAAATCGGGGTGCAAAGCGCTTACGGGGCGTTCGGCACCGTGCTCATGGTGCTGGTGCTCGTGTGGATCATGAACATCGTGCTCGTGGTCGGAGTCAAAATCGACGCGGAGGTGCTGCGCGTGAAGGAGCTGCAGATCGGCTACCCCTCCGAGGACGTGATCCAGGCGCCGCCGAAGTCCAACGCAGCCCTCCGCATCAGGCTGCGGACACAGCGCCGGATAGGGGAGATCGCGGAAAAAGTGAAGAACCGCCGCCGCAAAATTCTGTAG
- a CDS encoding peptide chain release factor 3, producing MSTVSEAARRRTFAVIAHPDAGKSTLTEALALHAHVISEAGAVHGKGNRKSTVSDWMEMEKDRGISIASSALQFEYLPEGSDATEPYVINLVDTPGHADFSEDTYRVLSAVDAAVMLIDAAKGLEPQTLKLFRVCKARGLPIVTVINKWDRVGREPLELVDEIVTEIDLQPTPLYWPVGEAGDFRGLAHINADGEADRYIHFIRTAGGSTIAPEEHFTPAEALDRENRAWETAVEEAELLAADGAVHNQELFEQCVTSPIIFASAMLNFGVHQILDTLCAIAPAPAGKDSDEAAVEASTSAMDARRELGDDFSGVVFKVQAGMDKNHRDTLAFMRVVSGEFDRGMQVTHAQSGRGFSTKYALTVFGRTRDTVETAYPGDIIGLVNAGALAPGDTIYAGRKVQYPPMPQFAPEHFRTLRAKSLGKYKQFRKALDQLDAEGVVQILRNDLRGDAAPVMAAVGPMQFEVMQARMDNEYNVETVTEPVPYSVARRTDAESAPELGRQRGVEIFTRSDGELIALFGDKWKLAFIEKELPHLTTEPLVAD from the coding sequence ATGAGTACCGTTTCCGAGGCCGCGCGCCGCCGCACCTTCGCCGTCATCGCCCACCCCGACGCCGGTAAGTCCACGCTGACCGAGGCGCTGGCGCTGCACGCCCACGTGATCTCCGAGGCGGGCGCCGTCCACGGCAAGGGAAACCGCAAATCCACCGTCTCGGACTGGATGGAGATGGAAAAGGACCGCGGCATTTCCATCGCCTCCTCGGCGCTGCAGTTCGAGTACCTTCCCGAGGGCTCCGACGCCACCGAGCCCTACGTGATCAACCTCGTGGACACGCCCGGCCACGCCGACTTCTCCGAGGACACCTACCGCGTGCTCTCGGCAGTCGACGCCGCCGTCATGCTCATCGACGCCGCGAAGGGCCTCGAGCCGCAGACGCTCAAGCTTTTCCGCGTGTGCAAGGCGCGTGGGCTGCCGATCGTCACCGTCATCAACAAATGGGACAGGGTCGGGCGCGAGCCGCTCGAGCTTGTCGACGAAATCGTCACCGAAATCGACCTGCAGCCCACGCCCCTGTACTGGCCCGTCGGCGAGGCCGGGGACTTCCGGGGCCTCGCCCACATCAACGCCGACGGCGAAGCGGACCGCTACATCCACTTCATCCGCACCGCGGGCGGCTCGACCATCGCCCCGGAGGAGCACTTCACCCCGGCCGAGGCGCTCGATCGCGAGAACCGCGCCTGGGAGACGGCCGTGGAGGAAGCCGAGCTACTTGCCGCCGACGGGGCCGTGCACAACCAGGAGCTTTTCGAACAGTGCGTGACCTCCCCGATCATCTTCGCCTCGGCGATGCTCAACTTCGGGGTGCACCAGATCCTAGACACCTTGTGTGCCATCGCCCCCGCCCCGGCGGGCAAGGACTCGGATGAGGCGGCCGTTGAGGCGTCGACAAGCGCGATGGATGCCCGCCGCGAGCTCGGCGACGACTTTTCGGGCGTCGTGTTCAAGGTGCAGGCCGGCATGGACAAAAACCACCGCGACACCCTGGCGTTCATGCGCGTCGTCTCCGGCGAGTTCGACCGCGGGATGCAGGTCACGCACGCCCAGTCCGGCCGGGGTTTTTCCACGAAGTACGCCCTGACCGTGTTCGGACGCACCCGCGACACCGTGGAGACCGCGTACCCCGGCGACATCATCGGCCTCGTCAACGCAGGCGCCCTCGCGCCCGGCGACACGATCTACGCGGGGCGCAAGGTGCAGTACCCGCCCATGCCCCAATTCGCCCCCGAGCATTTCCGCACGCTGCGGGCGAAATCTCTGGGCAAGTACAAGCAGTTCCGCAAGGCGCTCGACCAGCTCGACGCAGAGGGCGTTGTCCAGATCTTGCGCAACGACCTGCGCGGCGACGCCGCCCCCGTCATGGCCGCCGTCGGACCCATGCAGTTCGAGGTCATGCAGGCGCGCATGGACAACGAGTACAACGTGGAGACCGTCACCGAGCCCGTGCCCTACTCCGTGGCGCGGCGCACCGACGCGGAATCCGCCCCCGAACTGGGCAGGCAGCGCGGGGTGGAGATTTTTACCCGCTCCGATGGGGAGCTCATCGCGCTGTTCGGCGACAAGTGGAAACTCGCGTTCATCGAGAAGGAGCTGCCGCACCTGACCACGGAGCCGCTCGTCGCCGACTAG